In Panacibacter ginsenosidivorans, the following proteins share a genomic window:
- a CDS encoding PAS domain-containing sensor histidine kinase, which translates to MTLIQEQELIGFWDWEISSRKKYLSPVIKNMLGYEDHEISDDPDTWINLILKEDQPTVINSYQKHVSSKGAYPYEVRARFRHKNGSIVHVLSKGKITEWDYMGNPVRMIGYDTDITGIVKDYTVLEEHHEQYKTVIDIMNAGIWSYDIYQGKQYWSDNFYNAIGYNAGEIAPTYFNLLHVLTHPEDNSRLVKAIDDHIKHKIPYSLDVRLQNKDGVYNWFETSGKVSYNEENQPSKITGFIVKRKERVETAPVLENIAAASPVQLPSGEFEYDLNRARFTFSNEVLEILELGVEAPLKFEPINNMFTDTSQEAFQEGFNKAVYAREQYEIILTCTTPRGNIKTLREKAGPVIDSTGKVVALKGIIEELNSRKATESELAGSVSNQVGEQNKRLLNFAHIASHNLRSHASNLQMILQVLSTTQNEEERKFCLDSLQKISTSLSKSISNLNDLMAVETELNISRVPISFKEVLNNVTGTLSQQINDTKATIESDFSKCPIIDYVPAYIESIILNLVSNAIKYRSPQRTPHVVLRSYMDNGKTMLTIKDNGMGIDLTKHRDKLFRMHQTFHNHPDSRGIGLLITKNQIEAMGGTINVESEPGTGTTFTIKF; encoded by the coding sequence ATGACCCTCATTCAAGAACAAGAACTAATCGGGTTCTGGGATTGGGAAATTTCATCACGAAAAAAGTATCTCAGCCCTGTAATCAAAAACATGCTGGGATATGAAGATCACGAAATTTCCGATGATCCGGATACCTGGATAAACCTGATTCTGAAAGAAGATCAGCCTACTGTGATTAATTCTTATCAGAAACATGTTTCTTCAAAAGGAGCTTACCCTTATGAAGTACGTGCCCGCTTCAGGCACAAGAACGGCAGCATAGTACATGTACTTTCCAAAGGAAAAATAACAGAATGGGATTATATGGGCAATCCTGTGCGCATGATTGGTTATGACACAGATATAACAGGCATCGTTAAAGATTATACTGTACTGGAAGAACATCATGAACAGTATAAAACTGTAATCGATATTATGAACGCCGGTATATGGTCTTATGATATTTATCAGGGGAAACAATATTGGTCTGACAATTTTTACAACGCCATAGGTTATAATGCGGGAGAGATTGCGCCAACTTATTTTAACCTCTTGCATGTACTTACACACCCGGAAGATAATAGCAGGCTTGTAAAAGCAATTGATGACCACATAAAGCATAAGATACCTTACTCGCTTGATGTCAGACTACAAAATAAAGACGGCGTATACAACTGGTTTGAAACCTCAGGAAAGGTTTCTTATAATGAAGAAAATCAACCATCTAAAATAACGGGTTTTATAGTTAAACGAAAAGAGCGTGTTGAAACGGCCCCTGTATTGGAAAATATTGCTGCTGCGTCACCTGTTCAATTGCCTTCGGGAGAATTTGAATACGACCTTAACCGTGCAAGGTTCACTTTCTCTAATGAAGTATTGGAAATACTCGAATTGGGAGTGGAAGCACCTCTAAAGTTTGAGCCGATAAATAATATGTTTACAGATACTTCGCAGGAGGCTTTCCAGGAAGGATTTAATAAAGCAGTATATGCAAGAGAGCAATATGAAATAATTCTCACCTGTACTACACCAAGAGGTAATATCAAAACTTTGCGGGAAAAAGCCGGCCCTGTAATTGATAGCACAGGTAAGGTTGTGGCTTTAAAAGGTATTATCGAAGAGCTCAATAGCAGAAAAGCAACAGAATCTGAATTAGCGGGTTCCGTTTCAAACCAGGTGGGTGAGCAAAACAAAAGGTTACTGAATTTTGCACATATTGCTTCGCATAACCTTAGAAGTCATGCAAGCAACCTGCAAATGATATTGCAGGTATTAAGTACTACGCAGAATGAAGAAGAGCGCAAATTCTGTCTCGATTCATTGCAGAAAATTTCTACATCGCTTTCAAAAAGTATTAGTAACCTAAATGACCTTATGGCTGTAGAAACAGAGTTAAATATTTCAAGGGTGCCTATCTCATTTAAAGAAGTACTTAATAATGTGACAGGCACATTATCTCAACAGATTAATGATACAAAAGCAACTATTGAATCTGATTTTAGTAAATGCCCGATCATTGATTATGTACCCGCTTATATTGAAAGTATCATACTGAACCTTGTATCCAATGCTATTAAATACCGCAGCCCGCAGAGAACACCGCATGTAGTTTTACGATCCTATATGGACAACGGTAAAACCATGCTCACTATTAAGGATAACGGAATGGGCATAGACCTTACCAAGCATAGAGATAAACTTTTCCGTATGCACCAGACATTCCATAATCATCCGGATTCAAGAGGCATTGGTTTGTTGATTACGAAGAACCAGATAGAAGCTATGGGCGGCACTATTAATGTAGAAAGTGAGCCAGGAACAGGTACAACCTTTACAATTAAATTCTAA
- a CDS encoding response regulator, which yields MMSTNSRQVRSCLIDDDFIHQFGMKRMIQRYQPSEGVIEFSNGLDAINFFKTPHSDSEIPELIFLDINMPVMNGWEFMDEFVKIRSTIQKKIDIYILSSSTDSQDIQKAKSNPEITDYIVKPLTPDLLKNIFLSEKEKEQIH from the coding sequence ATGATGTCAACAAACAGCAGGCAGGTCAGATCCTGCCTTATTGACGATGATTTTATCCACCAGTTTGGAATGAAAAGGATGATACAACGATATCAGCCATCGGAAGGAGTTATTGAGTTTTCAAATGGTCTTGATGCCATTAATTTTTTTAAAACACCACATTCAGATAGTGAAATTCCTGAACTGATCTTTTTAGATATTAACATGCCGGTTATGAATGGCTGGGAGTTTATGGATGAATTTGTAAAGATCAGGTCGACCATTCAAAAGAAAATAGACATTTATATTTTAAGTTCATCAACAGACAGCCAGGATATTCAAAAAGCAAAATCAAATCCTGAAATAACAGATTACATTGTAAAACCACTTACGCCAGATCTCCTCAAAAATATTTTCCTTTCCGAAAAGGAAAAAGAACAAATTCATTAA
- a CDS encoding aminotransferase class III-fold pyridoxal phosphate-dependent enzyme translates to MPQTISISEAQEIIKNNLDYTLFSWSKQKGLSPIAVKYAKGVYLYDYDGKRYIDFSSGLMNVNIGHGDQRVTDAVVKQMQQVSYVTPACATKVRGDLGKKIAEISPGNLTKTLFTIGGAEAIENAIKMARLYTGKHKIIARYRAFHGASYGAMTAGGDPRKLASDAQQMPNVIHVEDPYCYRCPWGKEITSCSRECVSHIERVIQFEGPENIAALLMEGESGSSGCIKYPADYLQKVRALCDKYNILLIADEVMSGLGRTGNWFGIDTHGVVPDIIATAKGLTSGYLPFGALIVSDKIAAHFDDNVLWLGLTYSAHATCCAAALEVLNIYEEDNLIENAETMGKYIEAEVEKLMAKHPSIGDFRNTGLLGCIELVKNRATKEPMAPFNAKPDQMTIMNKVAAKLKELGMYTFVRWNYIFIAPPLCISKEEIDEGLSIISEALQIADEYVSR, encoded by the coding sequence ATGCCGCAAACAATTTCTATTTCTGAAGCACAGGAGATCATAAAGAATAATCTTGATTATACTTTGTTTTCATGGAGTAAACAAAAAGGGCTTAGCCCGATTGCAGTTAAGTATGCAAAAGGTGTTTACCTGTACGATTATGATGGCAAACGTTATATAGATTTTTCTTCCGGTTTGATGAATGTAAATATTGGTCATGGAGATCAGCGTGTAACAGATGCGGTGGTAAAGCAAATGCAGCAAGTAAGTTATGTTACGCCTGCATGTGCCACTAAAGTGCGTGGCGATCTGGGGAAGAAGATTGCAGAGATCAGTCCGGGTAATCTTACCAAAACGTTGTTCACGATTGGTGGGGCAGAAGCTATTGAGAATGCCATTAAAATGGCGAGATTGTATACAGGCAAACATAAGATCATTGCACGTTACCGGGCTTTTCATGGAGCAAGTTATGGCGCTATGACTGCGGGCGGTGATCCACGTAAACTGGCAAGCGATGCGCAACAAATGCCGAATGTAATTCATGTGGAAGATCCTTATTGCTATCGTTGTCCATGGGGCAAAGAGATAACAAGTTGTTCAAGAGAGTGTGTAAGCCATATTGAAAGAGTGATACAATTTGAAGGCCCGGAAAATATTGCTGCATTGCTAATGGAAGGAGAGAGCGGTTCATCAGGTTGTATAAAATATCCTGCTGATTATTTGCAAAAGGTAAGAGCACTGTGTGATAAATATAATATTCTGCTGATAGCAGATGAAGTAATGAGTGGGCTTGGCAGAACGGGCAACTGGTTTGGTATTGACACACATGGTGTAGTGCCTGATATAATCGCAACAGCGAAAGGGTTGACATCGGGCTATTTGCCTTTTGGTGCGCTAATAGTAAGTGATAAGATAGCTGCTCATTTTGATGATAATGTATTGTGGCTGGGACTTACTTATTCAGCACATGCCACGTGCTGCGCTGCTGCATTGGAAGTGTTGAATATATATGAAGAAGATAACCTGATAGAGAATGCAGAAACAATGGGAAAATATATTGAAGCGGAAGTAGAAAAATTAATGGCAAAACATCCAAGCATTGGAGATTTCAGGAATACAGGATTGCTTGGTTGCATTGAATTGGTAAAGAACAGAGCAACAAAAGAACCGATGGCGCCATTCAATGCAAAGCCTGATCAAATGACCATCATGAATAAAGTAGCAGCAAAATTAAAAGAGCTGGGTATGTACACTTTTGTAAGATGGAACTACATTTTTATCGCCCCACCATTATGTATTTCAAAAGAAGAAATAGATGAAGGTCTTTCTATTATCAGTGAAGCGTTACAAATAGCAGATGAATATGTCTCACGATAG
- a CDS encoding DUF5916 domain-containing protein, whose translation MYSKLPLLLLLFISLRSFCQQAEIFKPDSIKKELNAVEIKSTLHVDGILNEPEWNLAKPSPDFIQIEPYQGQLSNFRTDVKVLYNQLYLYLGIFSHDSLGRKAIRATDFKRDFDYRQHDLINFSFDGFNDKRNAMCFAVNAYGVQRDYLSFDDLYFDENWDGLWRVRATRTDSGWYAEIAIPWQTLRYPRTKDSIQNWGMNVYRNRRLTNEISAFSPFPRVFSNSRMEYAGVLKDLQPPPPKPNIRIQPYVLSSFDHYKNFDESVKPNQTKTKIGGDIKWAVNTNAVLDLTVNTDFAQADADLQVNNATRFSVFFPEKRQFFLENASLFSPAIQQAGDGSGGFMHIQPFFSRTIGLDTLGNPIPIVAGGRFVNRSSKRNYGAIVMRQEETNNSPATNYFVGRYSQNFGQQNRIGILSSIKNTPSGSNIESTIDGFFRLGESQSLNTILTHTISTNANQQGFAGFAQYYNSTNHYKFWWTQSVVTKNFDPEMGFVSRKDVIGTTPGMNWYYRGKLLPFKKILRAYEPGFLPEFYWQTSTGKFIERSLYFWPVWLNFQNGAYLGYSITPVFQRLTEPFQPLGITINPGDYNYFQNEIIFTSDPSKVLSIAGDYKWGTYFNGKLNASDWKLQFAPIPHISLLAEFNRNHFIDVGEPKTNSTIDLYIIQGRFALNPRMQLIGFYQKNSLDNSDSYNIRFSWEYSPLSYIYFIYNHGSLTDLQHVKQSEDHVIFKVSYLKQF comes from the coding sequence ATGTATTCGAAGCTGCCATTACTATTACTGTTGTTCATTTCATTACGATCATTTTGCCAGCAAGCAGAAATATTTAAACCAGATTCCATAAAAAAAGAATTGAATGCTGTAGAAATAAAAAGCACCTTACATGTCGATGGTATATTGAATGAACCCGAATGGAACCTTGCAAAACCATCTCCTGATTTTATACAGATTGAACCTTACCAGGGTCAATTGTCAAATTTTAGAACTGATGTAAAAGTTTTATACAACCAGCTGTATTTATACCTTGGAATTTTTTCACATGATTCACTCGGCAGAAAAGCAATTCGTGCTACAGATTTTAAAAGAGATTTTGACTACCGCCAGCATGATCTTATAAATTTTTCGTTTGATGGATTCAACGATAAGCGCAATGCCATGTGTTTTGCAGTTAATGCTTATGGTGTACAGCGCGATTACCTGAGTTTTGATGATCTTTATTTTGACGAGAACTGGGATGGTCTTTGGCGTGTACGTGCTACAAGAACTGATTCTGGCTGGTATGCAGAAATCGCCATTCCATGGCAAACGCTTCGTTACCCCAGAACAAAAGACAGTATTCAGAATTGGGGAATGAATGTTTATAGGAACAGGCGGCTTACAAACGAGATATCAGCGTTCTCACCTTTTCCACGGGTATTCAGTAATTCAAGAATGGAGTATGCAGGTGTACTTAAAGATTTGCAACCACCGCCACCAAAGCCTAATATTCGTATTCAGCCATATGTGCTTAGTTCATTTGATCATTATAAAAATTTTGATGAGTCTGTAAAACCAAATCAAACAAAAACAAAGATTGGTGGCGATATAAAATGGGCTGTCAATACAAACGCAGTGCTCGATCTTACCGTTAACACAGATTTTGCACAGGCAGATGCAGATCTGCAGGTAAATAATGCAACAAGATTCTCTGTATTCTTTCCTGAGAAGCGTCAATTCTTTTTAGAGAATGCTTCGTTATTTAGCCCGGCTATTCAGCAAGCCGGTGATGGCTCCGGTGGCTTTATGCATATACAACCTTTCTTTAGCAGAACGATTGGATTGGATACGCTCGGTAATCCTATACCAATCGTTGCCGGTGGAAGATTTGTGAACCGTTCTTCAAAAAGAAATTATGGAGCAATTGTTATGCGCCAGGAAGAAACAAACAACAGCCCTGCAACGAATTATTTTGTGGGCAGATATTCTCAAAATTTTGGCCAGCAAAATCGCATTGGCATTTTATCAAGCATAAAAAATACTCCGTCAGGTTCAAATATTGAAAGTACAATTGATGGATTCTTTCGTTTGGGAGAATCACAATCTCTGAATACAATTCTTACACACACAATCTCTACAAATGCCAATCAGCAGGGGTTTGCAGGCTTTGCACAATATTATAATTCTACCAATCACTATAAATTCTGGTGGACACAATCTGTTGTTACAAAAAATTTCGATCCTGAAATGGGTTTTGTATCACGCAAAGATGTTATTGGTACCACACCTGGTATGAACTGGTATTATCGCGGAAAATTATTACCCTTTAAAAAAATATTACGTGCCTACGAACCGGGCTTTCTTCCCGAATTTTACTGGCAGACATCTACCGGAAAATTTATTGAACGAAGTTTATACTTCTGGCCCGTGTGGCTGAACTTTCAAAACGGTGCATATTTGGGATATTCAATTACACCTGTCTTTCAACGATTAACAGAACCATTTCAACCGCTTGGCATAACAATCAATCCAGGCGATTATAATTATTTCCAAAATGAAATAATTTTTACAAGCGATCCTTCGAAGGTGCTGAGTATTGCGGGTGATTACAAATGGGGAACCTACTTTAACGGGAAACTAAATGCCAGTGACTGGAAATTACAGTTTGCGCCTATTCCGCACATTTCTTTGCTTGCAGAATTTAACCGAAATCATTTTATAGATGTTGGTGAGCCAAAAACCAATTCAACAATTGATCTCTACATTATACAAGGTCGCTTTGCATTGAATCCACGCATGCAGCTGATTGGGTTCTATCAAAAAAATTCACTCGATAATTCTGATAGCTACAACATTCGTTTTTCATGGGAATATTCTCCGCTGTCTTACATTTATTTTATTTACAATCATGGAAGCCTTACAGATCTTCAACATGTAAAGCAATCAGAAGATCATGTAATATTTAAAGTAAGTTATTTGAAACAGTTTTGA
- a CDS encoding S41 family peptidase, with protein MYKLLILFVCAGISAAAQETLLLRSPSVSNNKIAFAYGGDVWTTDRDGSHPQRITVNPGVESNPMLSPDGKWIAFNGNYDGNEDVYIVAASGGTPKRLTYHPSPDEVRSWDGNDKIVFSSSRSVWHNFNLQLFEVSITTGIEQMLPMPEASQGSVSPDGKYTAYIRSVDVNEWANFRLYRGGDKLRIWIFNNSTHDIEEIAAANSNSSRPVWTDNNTIYFLSDRDNHYVNVYKYNVQTKAVSQVTSLKDFDVKTLYSNGSELAFEQAGKIFLLNPSTDQVTHVPVTIQEDMISKRSYFADADGSITNVNISPTGLRALMEVRGEIFTVPLDKGDVRNITNTTNANERDPAWSPDGKWIAYFSDESGEYTLKLKDQKGEKDAVTIKLDSIGFYFHPVWSPDSKKIAYTDKQRKLFIIDITEKKPVEIDKDWYTPGAPQISYCWSTDSKWITYNNRVDNHFGAIFLYNIADKKKYQLTDAMSEANFPVFSKDGKYIFFTASTNYGPGEAWLDLTSYDHETRSNIYAIVLSKKNPSILKPQSDEETVAATAEKPATTDDSKKNKKDKPADKTDSSKESAVVIDLDNIQQRIETLPIPAKNIYALSALVDGQLYYLTQDYHVPTATLNGYDIEKRKSDVVMSGINYYIVSNDGKKMLYIANGSYGIVTTNKANVGDGALNTAAIKVYVDPEKEWAQMYNEVWRIERDFLYVKNANGANLEALKKKYSIFLPYLAHRSDLEYVIRQMLGELVLGHVFVGGGDFPKTKSVSVGLLGADYEIVSGYYKFKKIYSGLNWNPNLTAPLTQPGIDVKQGQYLLAVNGIPLDAKINVYSLFQNTAGKQTRITVNDSASMKSAKDFIVVPVPSESGLRFMDRVEENRRIVDSLSGGRIAYVYLPNTADGGYDFTNRYFFTQLNKDAVIADDRNNMGGYAADYIVDLLARKTVMYSNQRDNKPFSIPNAVINGPKVMLTNSHALSGGDLMPYMFRAKGVGKLVGTTTFGILVGNAGNPGLMDGGYITSPNIGIFSTDEKWIIEQTGVAPDVEVENYPKDLLNGHDAQLEKAIEIIMKDLPPHKEVHQPADPIRVADY; from the coding sequence ATGTACAAACTGCTTATTCTCTTTGTATGCGCAGGCATAAGCGCCGCTGCGCAGGAAACCCTGTTGCTGCGTTCGCCGTCTGTAAGTAATAACAAAATTGCATTTGCCTATGGCGGAGATGTGTGGACAACAGACCGCGATGGGTCACATCCGCAAAGGATCACTGTAAATCCCGGCGTTGAAAGTAACCCAATGCTTTCGCCCGATGGAAAGTGGATTGCATTTAACGGAAACTACGATGGAAATGAAGACGTATATATTGTTGCTGCAAGCGGTGGTACACCAAAAAGATTAACGTATCATCCTTCACCGGATGAAGTGCGCAGTTGGGATGGCAACGATAAAATTGTTTTTTCTTCTTCAAGATCCGTATGGCACAACTTTAACCTGCAGCTTTTTGAAGTAAGTATTACTACTGGCATAGAACAAATGTTGCCTATGCCTGAAGCAAGCCAGGGTAGTGTTTCACCTGATGGAAAATATACTGCCTATATACGTTCTGTTGATGTAAATGAATGGGCGAACTTTAGATTGTATCGTGGTGGAGATAAACTGCGCATCTGGATCTTTAATAATTCAACACATGATATAGAAGAAATTGCCGCTGCAAATTCAAACAGCAGCAGACCTGTATGGACAGACAATAACACGATCTATTTTTTAAGCGATCGCGATAATCATTACGTGAATGTTTATAAATACAATGTGCAAACAAAAGCTGTGTCGCAGGTTACATCGCTAAAAGATTTTGATGTAAAAACACTTTATTCAAACGGAAGTGAATTGGCGTTTGAGCAGGCGGGGAAAATATTTTTACTAAACCCGTCTACCGACCAGGTTACACATGTGCCTGTGACAATACAGGAAGACATGATATCAAAACGTTCATACTTTGCAGATGCTGATGGCAGCATTACGAATGTAAATATTTCTCCAACAGGATTAAGAGCGTTAATGGAAGTGCGTGGTGAAATATTTACTGTACCACTTGACAAAGGCGATGTAAGAAATATTACCAACACAACAAATGCCAACGAAAGAGATCCTGCATGGAGCCCCGATGGAAAATGGATCGCATACTTCAGTGATGAAAGTGGTGAGTATACTTTGAAACTGAAAGATCAGAAAGGAGAGAAAGATGCTGTAACGATAAAGCTTGATAGTATTGGTTTTTATTTTCATCCTGTGTGGAGCCCTGACAGCAAAAAGATTGCATACACAGACAAACAAAGAAAATTATTTATCATTGATATTACAGAAAAGAAGCCTGTTGAAATTGATAAAGACTGGTACACTCCCGGAGCCCCACAAATAAGTTACTGCTGGTCTACCGATTCAAAATGGATAACGTATAATAATCGCGTTGACAACCATTTTGGAGCCATCTTCCTATACAATATTGCTGATAAAAAGAAATACCAGTTAACAGATGCAATGAGCGAAGCAAACTTTCCTGTATTCAGTAAAGATGGTAAATATATTTTCTTTACTGCAAGTACAAATTATGGCCCGGGCGAAGCATGGCTTGATCTAACGAGCTATGATCATGAAACAAGAAGCAATATCTACGCTATTGTTCTATCAAAAAAGAATCCATCCATACTAAAACCCCAAAGCGATGAAGAAACAGTAGCTGCTACAGCAGAAAAACCAGCAACTACTGATGATAGTAAAAAAAATAAAAAAGACAAACCTGCAGACAAAACAGATTCTTCAAAAGAATCAGCTGTTGTAATTGATCTTGATAATATTCAGCAACGTATAGAAACATTACCAATTCCAGCGAAAAATATTTATGCATTAAGCGCTCTTGTTGATGGTCAGTTGTATTATCTAACGCAGGATTATCATGTGCCGACTGCAACATTAAATGGTTATGATATTGAAAAAAGAAAATCAGATGTGGTAATGAGCGGCATAAATTATTATATAGTAAGTAATGATGGGAAGAAAATGCTTTATATAGCTAATGGTTCGTATGGAATTGTTACAACTAATAAAGCCAATGTTGGCGATGGTGCGTTGAATACTGCCGCTATAAAAGTATATGTAGATCCTGAAAAAGAATGGGCACAGATGTACAATGAAGTTTGGCGCATTGAAAGAGATTTTCTCTATGTAAAGAATGCTAATGGTGCAAACCTCGAAGCATTGAAAAAGAAATACTCGATATTTCTTCCATACCTCGCACACAGAAGCGACCTGGAATATGTGATCAGGCAAATGTTAGGTGAACTTGTGCTGGGTCATGTGTTTGTTGGTGGTGGAGATTTTCCTAAAACAAAAAGCGTTAGCGTTGGTTTGCTTGGCGCAGATTATGAAATCGTAAGTGGATATTATAAGTTTAAAAAAATATATTCAGGTCTTAACTGGAACCCCAATCTTACTGCGCCGCTTACACAGCCCGGTATTGATGTAAAGCAAGGTCAATATTTGCTTGCCGTAAATGGCATTCCGCTTGATGCAAAAATAAATGTGTACAGTCTCTTTCAAAATACAGCAGGAAAGCAAACAAGAATTACAGTGAATGATTCTGCATCGATGAAAAGTGCAAAAGATTTTATTGTAGTGCCTGTGCCATCTGAAAGCGGTTTGCGGTTCATGGACCGCGTAGAAGAAAACCGACGTATTGTTGATTCACTAAGCGGCGGAAGAATTGCTTATGTGTATTTGCCAAACACTGCTGATGGCGGTTACGATTTCACGAATCGTTATTTTTTCACTCAGTTAAATAAAGATGCAGTAATTGCAGATGACCGCAATAACATGGGTGGTTATGCTGCTGATTATATTGTTGACCTGCTTGCACGCAAAACGGTTATGTATTCCAATCAGCGCGATAACAAACCTTTCTCAATTCCAAATGCTGTCATCAACGGACCAAAAGTTATGCTTACCAATTCACATGCACTATCCGGCGGAGACCTTATGCCATATATGTTTCGTGCAAAAGGGGTAGGCAAACTTGTTGGTACAACTACGTTTGGAATTCTTGTCGGCAATGCCGGCAATCCCGGCTTAATGGATGGCGGTTATATAACATCGCCAAACATAGGCATCTTTAGTACAGATGAAAAATGGATCATTGAACAAACAGGTGTTGCGCCGGATGTTGAAGTAGAAAATTATCCAAAAGATTTACTCAATGGTCATGATGCGCAATTAGAAAAAGCAATAGAAATTATTATGAAAGATCTGCCTCCACATAAAGAAGTGCATCAACCTGCAGATCCGATTCGTGTAGCAGATTATTAG
- a CDS encoding CoA-acylating methylmalonate-semialdehyde dehydrogenase, protein MKYNPVQNYINGKFVDATTDKTLDVISPLDGTRLSTVPLSSSDDLNKAVKAAKEAFPKWSKTPIKERVQVFFRYKYLLEKNLDELAALISEENGKTIGESVAEIEKCIELTEFACSLPQLVTGELLEVSKGIECRTERIPLGVVASIVPFNFPAMVPNWTIPNAIALGNCMIIKPSEKVPLTLTRIATLLKEAGLPDGVFNIVNGNSEIATAICAHPDIEAVTFVGSTKVAKIVYQTATYNFKQCLALGGAKNHLIVLPDAKPEMTAQNITASMSGCAGQRCMAASAMVAVGDVDHIINKICEEAKKVVPGKNLGAVISKQSKERIEQYITEAEQQGAKILVDGRGATVEGKENGTYVGPTVIDFVKPEMSVAKEEIFGPVISIMRTNSLEEAVAIENNNPYGNAASVFTQNGSYARFVIDKASAGMIGVNVGVPVPREPFSFGGWNESKFGSGDITGKSSIEFFTRLKKSTIKWNPEAGTNWMS, encoded by the coding sequence ATGAAATACAATCCCGTTCAAAATTATATCAACGGAAAATTTGTTGATGCCACAACCGATAAAACATTAGATGTTATTTCTCCCTTAGATGGAACACGTTTATCAACTGTTCCTTTGTCGTCTTCCGACGATTTAAACAAAGCAGTTAAAGCAGCCAAAGAAGCATTTCCAAAATGGAGCAAAACGCCCATCAAAGAAAGAGTACAGGTGTTCTTTCGTTACAAATATTTACTCGAAAAAAACCTGGATGAGCTTGCTGCATTGATCAGCGAAGAAAATGGGAAGACCATTGGTGAATCTGTTGCTGAAATAGAAAAATGCATTGAGCTCACGGAGTTTGCCTGTTCATTACCCCAATTAGTAACAGGCGAATTATTAGAAGTGAGTAAAGGTATAGAATGCAGAACAGAGCGTATTCCGCTTGGCGTTGTAGCATCCATCGTTCCGTTTAATTTCCCTGCAATGGTTCCCAATTGGACCATCCCTAACGCAATCGCACTTGGCAATTGCATGATCATAAAACCATCAGAAAAAGTCCCATTGACATTGACACGTATTGCAACTTTGTTAAAAGAAGCAGGCCTGCCAGATGGCGTTTTCAATATAGTAAATGGTAATAGCGAAATTGCAACTGCAATTTGTGCCCATCCGGATATTGAAGCCGTTACATTCGTTGGTTCAACTAAGGTTGCGAAGATCGTTTATCAAACGGCTACATATAACTTTAAACAATGTCTTGCATTGGGTGGTGCAAAAAATCACCTCATTGTTTTACCTGATGCCAAACCTGAAATGACCGCACAAAATATTACTGCATCCATGAGTGGTTGTGCGGGTCAGCGCTGTATGGCAGCATCTGCAATGGTAGCAGTTGGCGATGTTGACCACATCATCAATAAAATTTGCGAGGAAGCAAAGAAAGTAGTGCCGGGAAAAAATCTTGGTGCTGTCATTAGCAAGCAATCAAAAGAAAGAATTGAACAATACATTACAGAAGCAGAACAGCAAGGAGCAAAGATTTTAGTGGATGGCCGCGGTGCAACTGTTGAAGGAAAAGAGAATGGCACTTATGTTGGTCCTACTGTAATTGATTTTGTAAAACCCGAAATGTCTGTTGCAAAAGAAGAGATATTTGGTCCTGTTATCAGCATAATGCGTACAAATAGTTTGGAAGAAGCTGTTGCGATTGAGAATAACAATCCTTATGGCAATGCTGCAAGTGTATTCACACAAAACGGTAGTTACGCAAGGTTTGTAATTGACAAAGCAAGTGCAGGAATGATCGGCGTAAATGTTGGTGTGCCTGTACCGCGTGAACCTTTTTCTTTTGGTGGTTGGAATGAAAGTAAATTCGGCAGTGGTGATATCACAGGGAAAAGTTCAATTGAATTTTTTACCAGGTTGAAAAAATCAACGATCAAATGGAATCCTGAAGCTGGAACGAATTGGATGAGCTAA